The following are encoded together in the Bradymonas sediminis genome:
- a CDS encoding helix-turn-helix transcriptional regulator: protein MSARNTFAATRRSHAIMKWLQNGEDVTILRVVENFGIKYPQAREDLKLLEELYLLETHRQGRTKVWRWAEFNPQYISVATAAALELGSIALDLFHDTPYFQEIERLAQHCRERVGSPDSKQRVRLDRVSRALHLRRSWLPVDENAMTEHTEDILDAVFLGQRLAMQYSRADGALRHYIVTPRKLVWYEGRLWLLADHESRTKLYDVAGIVSLDALRAEAPAEDADAEGGADAGDDGVVEVDFGVDENGDIDLEKYFENAFGIYAQNYPVADVHLEVRNSWANYLRRYRIHPSQRIEEDPDTGGLHVHLRLGVCPEFRTFVLGMIPDVRVHAPIEFVEELDETIREWLESKAAQVEAT, encoded by the coding sequence ATGTCTGCACGCAATACCTTCGCAGCGACGAGGCGTTCCCACGCCATCATGAAATGGTTGCAGAACGGCGAGGATGTCACGATTCTACGAGTGGTCGAGAACTTCGGGATTAAATACCCCCAGGCGCGCGAAGACCTGAAATTACTCGAAGAGCTCTACCTGCTTGAGACCCACCGCCAGGGGCGCACCAAGGTTTGGCGTTGGGCGGAGTTTAATCCTCAATATATCTCGGTGGCGACCGCGGCGGCGCTGGAGCTGGGCTCCATCGCCCTCGACCTATTTCACGACACGCCGTATTTCCAGGAAATCGAGCGCCTCGCCCAGCATTGCCGCGAGCGCGTGGGTTCGCCGGACTCCAAGCAGCGCGTGCGCCTGGACCGGGTGTCGCGGGCGTTGCATCTGCGGCGCAGTTGGCTGCCGGTCGATGAGAACGCGATGACCGAGCATACCGAGGATATCCTGGACGCGGTCTTCTTGGGCCAGCGCCTGGCGATGCAATATTCGCGGGCCGACGGCGCGCTTCGCCACTATATCGTCACGCCGCGAAAGTTGGTCTGGTATGAGGGGCGCCTGTGGTTGTTGGCCGACCACGAGTCGCGCACCAAGCTCTATGATGTCGCGGGCATCGTGTCTTTGGACGCCTTGCGGGCCGAGGCGCCTGCCGAGGATGCCGACGCGGAGGGCGGCGCGGACGCGGGCGACGATGGTGTGGTCGAGGTGGACTTCGGCGTCGATGAGAACGGCGATATCGATCTGGAGAAATATTTCGAAAACGCCTTCGGCATCTACGCCCAGAACTATCCGGTGGCCGACGTGCACCTGGAGGTTCGAAACTCCTGGGCGAATTATCTGCGGCGCTACCGCATCCATCCCTCTCAGCGCATCGAAGAAGACCCGGACACCGGCGGGCTGCATGTTCACCTGCGCCTGGGCGTCTGCCCCGAGTTCCGCACGTTTGTGCTCGGCATGATCCCGGACGTGCGCGTGCATGCTCCCATCGAGTTCGTCGAAGAGCTCGATGAGACCATCCGCGAGTGGTTGGAGTCAAAGGCTGCTCAGGTCGAGGCGACCTGA
- a CDS encoding type III pantothenate kinase yields MLFVIDVGNSNTVLGVYDGDELVKHWRVQTRHRSTSDEHGILVRELFYFAGVDPEKVSAAIISCVVPPMERSLVAMVKAYFGLEPLVVGESVTPSMPVLYENPSEVGADRLVNAVAAWDRHRTSLVVVDFGTATTFDAITAKGEYLGGAISPGVTISSEALFQYASKLPRVEFARPPSVIGRTTVHSIQSGLLYGYTGLVREIVGRMKQELDGETRVVATGGLAGFFADETDIIDEVDQFLTLTGLRLIFEEYS; encoded by the coding sequence ATGCTTTTTGTCATTGATGTAGGAAATAGCAACACCGTATTGGGCGTCTATGACGGCGACGAGTTGGTGAAGCATTGGCGCGTGCAAACCCGCCACCGCAGCACGAGCGACGAGCATGGCATCCTGGTGCGCGAGCTCTTTTATTTCGCCGGGGTGGACCCGGAGAAGGTAAGCGCGGCGATTATTAGTTGCGTCGTGCCGCCGATGGAGCGCTCCCTGGTGGCGATGGTGAAAGCCTATTTCGGCCTGGAGCCGCTGGTGGTTGGCGAGAGCGTGACGCCCTCGATGCCGGTGCTCTACGAGAACCCGAGCGAAGTTGGCGCGGACCGCCTGGTCAACGCCGTGGCCGCCTGGGACCGTCACCGCACGAGTCTGGTGGTGGTTGATTTTGGCACCGCGACGACCTTCGATGCGATCACGGCCAAAGGCGAATATCTGGGCGGGGCGATTTCGCCGGGCGTGACGATTTCGAGCGAGGCGCTCTTTCAATACGCGAGTAAATTACCGCGCGTTGAGTTCGCGCGCCCCCCGTCGGTGATCGGCCGCACCACCGTGCACTCGATTCAGTCCGGCTTGCTCTACGGCTATACCGGTCTGGTGCGCGAGATTGTCGGGCGCATGAAGCAGGAGTTGGACGGAGAGACCCGCGTGGTCGCAACCGGCGGCCTGGCGGGGTTCTTCGCTGATGAGACCGATATTATCGACGAGGTCGACCAATTTCTGACTCTGACCGGCCTTCGTCTCATTTTTGAGGAATATAGTTGA